A genomic stretch from Phocoena phocoena chromosome 9, mPhoPho1.1, whole genome shotgun sequence includes:
- the CAV2 gene encoding caveolin-2, producing MGLETEKADVQLFMDEDSYSRHSSIDYADPEKFVDPGSDRDPHRLNSHLKVGFEDVIAEPVSTHSFDKVWICSHALFEISKYVIYKFLTVFLAIPLAFAAGILFAILSCLHIWIIMPFVKTCLMLLPSVQTIWKSVTDVVIAPLCRSVGRSFSSVSLQLSHD from the exons ATGGGGCTGGAGACCGAGAAGGCGGATGTCCAGCTCTTCATGGACGAGGACTCCTACAGCCGCCACAGCAGCATAGATTACGCCGACCCCGAGAAGTTCGTGGATCCGGGCAGCGACCGAGATCCCCACCGGCTCAACTCGCATCTCAAG GTGGGATTCGAGGATGTGATTGCAGAGCCCGTGTCTACACACTCTTTTGACAAAGTGTGGATCTGCAGCCACGCTCTCTTTGAAATCAGCAAATACGTGATCTACAAGTTCCTGACGGTGTTCCTGGCCATCCCCTTGGCTTTCGCTGCGGGAATTCTCTTTGCCATCCTCAGCTGTCTGCACATCTG GATTATTATGCCTTTTGTAAAGACCTGCCTAATGCTCCTGCCTTCAGTGCAGACAATATGGAAGAGCGTGACAGATGTTGTCATTGCCCCATTGTGTAGGAGCGTAGGACGCAGCTTCTCTTCTGTCAGCCTGCAGCTGAGCCATGACTGA